GATCGAGCAACGCCTCGCCTCGATTCCCGGGGTCGATCCTCCCGGCGAGTCGGACAGGGAAGACGGCTGGACGTTTTTCGAGCCGAGCGAAGAACCGGATCCCGGAGCGACGGGCATGCGGAGGATTCTCGGCTCGGCGTATATTTCCGGGCAGAGAATGACTCTCGAGACCAACTCGATGGCGCGGGCCGATGATCTGCGCAAGCGGGTCGAGAGGGCCTGCGGCGATCTCCTGCAGCACAGAGCGCGGGAACACTCGGACCCGATCGCGGAGTTTCAGAGAAAAGCGCAGAGTGGCGCACCACCACAGGCGCCCGTCGAGCTTGGCTCATCCGAGATGCACGAGATGATGCTGGCCGTCAAGCAGCAACACTACGCCAACTGGACCGAGGAGCCGCTGCCGGCTCTGGCGGGCCGGACGCCGCGCCAGGCCGCCCAGACGGAAG
The sequence above is drawn from the Acidobacteriota bacterium genome and encodes:
- a CDS encoding DUF2384 domain-containing protein, with protein sequence MSAVHPRILPPREAAEVVERARKHLRRKSPPPPDRLRNSAFARHLVRSWQRQVHTFDSRPRPLPRLTNGGGDPLLFTTDHFDIASGCRQAIEQRLASIPGVDPPGESDREDGWTFFEPSEEPDPGATGMRRILGSAYISGQRMTLETNSMARADDLRKRVERACGDLLQHRAREHSDPIAEFQRKAQSGAPPQAPVELGSSEMHEMMLAVKQQHYANWTEEPLPALAGRTPRQAAQTEAGRRELDLLLKEMENMERRAPTPGYDFSEIRRKLGLD